The following proteins come from a genomic window of Stigmatopora nigra isolate UIUO_SnigA chromosome 9, RoL_Snig_1.1, whole genome shotgun sequence:
- the tnn gene encoding tenascin-N isoform X1 produces MKLKLYSRCARSVQQITSSTEQNAMTAKLQCRALLVLLCTVSQCSFATRVHSSTREKAVTFSHVYNIDVPGGSGCKLELPQSQDEKGLQMETTPTGENNIIFRHKIKLESPTCDCAESESFKSLLYRVNGLEEEVNYLKSQCAQGCCGSGGSVGVDKSCSGHGTYQEQNCNCDCYPGWEGPDCSISSCPDECNDNGRCVDRKCICHQGFTGEDCSELTCPNNCNDKGHCVDGKCVCFPHFTGEDCSVQKCPKDCSRNGFCVDGQCICNQGFHGEDCSLVLSPKGLKLVQATDVSLLVQWLPVPGVDYYVLTYHPRGQGTALKQVRVPKKDNSYLITGLTPGLSYLVEIHAVSNGIQSGAEEIEASTVVSTVSDIRVVDQTDVSIQVDWSNPQVEVDYFRLTHMDPSGQEEELNVQKSQEARTKHTIVGLYPGTEYLIAVQAIKGPIEGNASSVIGSTDIDGPANLITSQVTEDTVMVSWDPVQAHIEGYTLTYTSDGGSSVEIPIRRDLTSYKLVGLKPGVVYTIKIWAFNGDKVSRKSSTTVETEMDAPTNLVAQGETDSSFKVSWEGVQAEIDGYMLSYHSPDGSSKEIPIGPNRNTYTLKGLRPGLVYTVYIWAVKGTKVSRKISTQTGTDLDAPSNISTHDETERSFRVSWNSVKAEIDGYVLKYISPDGSSKEIPIGPHDTTYTINDLRPGVIYTVHIWAVKGNKASSKISTKAETELDAPANFRANDETESSVRVSWDGVQAEIEGYILTYISSEGSSGEISLRPDANSYTLTALRPGVIYTIYIWAIKGSKTSRKVSAQAETEIDAPKDLRALSVTTESAMLTWDPPLADIDGYILTYRDEDGNMETVEKQLRARETSFAIQRLLMGKRYIVSIIAYKGNKRSKVVETIFKTVGLLYPFPMDCLQIMKNGLKKSGIYTVYINNDNSKPMEAYCDMDTDGGGWLVLQRRTTGQLDFMKRWRQYVAGFGNMTDEFWIGLEKIYQMTNTPIQYEVRFDLGLGSERVYAIYDSFKIASARQKFALTIGSYRGTAGDAMTYHQGRPWTTIDSDNDIALGNCALTHRGAWWYKNCHLANINGKWGDNRHSLGVNWEPWKGHLVSLDFTEMKIRPKSSYSSKKRRSLKNQENAVSHQNK; encoded by the exons CCATGACTGCTAAACTCCAATGCAGGGCCCTGCTGGTCTTACTTTGTACCGTGTCGCAATGCAGCTTTGCTACCAGAGTGCATTCCTCCACTCGTGAGAAAGCCGTTACCTTCAGCCATGTCTATAATATTGACGTTCCTGGGGGGTCTGGTTGTAAACTGGAGCTTCCTCAAAGTCAGGATGAAAAAG GTTTGCAGATGGAGACCACACCGACTGGAGAGAACAACATCATCTTCAGGCATAAGATCAAGCTGGAGTCTCCTACGTGTGACTGTGCAGAATCTGAGAGCTTCAAATCTCTTTTGTACAGAGTCAATGGTTTAGAAGAGGAAGTCAACTATCTAAAAAGCCAGTGTGCTCAAGGATGCTGTGGCAGTGGAGGTTCAGTAG GTGTGGACAAAAGCTGCAGTGGCCATGGCACCTACCAAGAGCAGAATTGCAACTGCGACTGCTACCCAGGATGGGAAGGCCCAGACTGCTCGATATCTTCCTGCCCAGACGAATGCAACGACAATGGTCGCTGCGTGGATCGCAAATGCATCTGCCACCAGGGTTTCACAGGAGAAGACTGCAGTGAACTGACATGCCCCAACAACTGTAATGACAAGGGCCACTGTGTGGATGGGAAATGTGTTTGTTTCCCGCACTTCACCGGCGAGGACTGCAGTGTCCAGAAGTGTCCTAAAGACTGCAGTCGGAATGGCTTTTGTGTAGATGGCCAGTGTATCTGTAACCAGGGATTTCATGGGGAGGACTGCTCATTAG TTCTTAGTCCTAAAGGTCTTAAGTTGGTCCAAGCAACTGATGTCTCCCTTCTAGTCCAGTGGTTACCAGTTCCTGGAGTCGACTATTATGTTTTAACTTATCATCCCAGAGGGCAGGGAACTGCTTTAAAACAg GTTCGAGTTCCCAAAAAGGATAACTCCTATCTAATCACGGGTTTGACACCTGGACTTTCTTACTTGGTTGAAATTCATGCAGTCAGCAACGGAATCCAAAGTGGAGCCGAAGAAATTGAGGCTTCTACAG TTGTCTCAACAGTCAGCGACATCCGAGTTGTTGATCAGACCGACGTCTCAATCCAAGTAGACTGGAGTAACCCGCAAGTAGAAGTGGATTACTTCCGTTTAACACACATGGACCCATCAGGACAAGAGGAAGAGTTAAATGTCCAGAAAAGCCAAGAAGCTCGCACAAAACACACCATCGTAG GCCTGTATCCAGGAACCGAATACCTGATTGCAGTACAGGCCATTAAAGGGCCAATAGAGGGAAACGCATCTTCTGTAATAGGTTCTACAG ACATAGATGGTCCAGCAAACCTGATCACATCTCAGGTCACAGAAGATACCGTAATGGTTTCTTGGGACCCAGTGCAGGCCCATATCGAAGGCTATACTTTAACCTACACCTCGGATGGGGGCTCCAGTGTTGAGATACCAATCAGACGTGACCTGACTTCATATAAGCTGGTTGGTCTGAAGCCTGGTGTGGTCTATACCATAAAAATCTGGGCATTCAATGGTGACAAGGTCAGCAGGAAGAGTTCCACGACAGTTGAGACAG AGATGGATGCTCCAACTAACCTTGTGGCCCAGGGAGAAACAGACAGTAGTTTCAAGGTGTCATGGGAAGGTGTCCAGGCCGAAATTGACGGCTATATGCTGAGCTACCATTCTCCTGATGGCTCTAGCAAGGAAATCCCAATTGGGCCTAACAGGAACACCTATACATTAAAAGGCTTAAGGCCTGGATTGGTTTATACAGTCTACATCTGGGCTGTCAAGGGGACCAAAGTCAGTAGGAAGATCTCAACACAAACAGGAACAG ATTTGGATGCTCCTTCCAACATTTCAACCCATGACGAGACAGAGAGAAGCTTCAGGGTATCATGGAACAGCGTTAAGGCAGAAATCGACGGTTATGTACTAAAGTACATCTCCCCTGATGGTTCCAGTAAGGAAATCCCAATTGGGCCTCATGATACCACTTACACCATAAATGATTTGAGACCCGGAGTCATCTATACAGTCCATATCTGGGCCGTCAAGGGGAATAAAGCCAGCAGTAAGATCTCAACAAAAGCAGAAACAG AATTGGATGCTCCTGCTAACTTCCGAGCCAATGATGAAACCGAAAGTAGTGTCAGAGTATCATGGGATGGTGTCCAGGCAGAAATAGAAGGCTACATTCTCACCTACATATCCTCAGAAGGGTCAAGTGGTGAAATCTCTCTACGTCCAGATGCCAATTCTTACACCCTGACAGCATTGAGACCTGGTGTGATCTATACCATCTACATCTGGGCTATTAAGGGAAGCAAAACCAGCAGGAAGGTCTCCGCACAAGCAGAAACAG AAATCGACGCTCCAAAAGACCTCCGGGCTCTGAGTGTCACTACTGAGTCGGCCATGTTGACCTGGGATCCTCCTTTGGCTGACATTGACGGATACATCCTAACCTATAGGGATGAAGATGGCAACATGGAG ACTGTTGAAAAGCAGCTCAGAGCCAGAGAGACCAGCTTTGCGATACAAAGACTCCTGATGGGGAAGAGATACATTGTCAGCATCATAGCTTATAAGGGCAACAAGAGGAGCAAAGTGGTTGAAACCATCTTCAAAACGG TTGGACTTCTCTACCCCTTCCCCATGGACTGTTTGCAGATTATGAAAAATGGTTTAAAGAAGAGTGGCATCTACACTGTTTACATCAATAATGATAATTCCAAACCTATGGAGGCCTACTGCGACATGGATACTGATGGAGGCGGCTGGCTG GTTCTTCAACGTCGCACTACAGGCCAACTGGACTTCATGAAACGCTGGAGGCAATACGTGGCTGGTTTTGGCAACATGACTGACGAATTTTGGATTG GACTGGAGAAGATATACCAAATGACCAATACGCCCATCCAGTACGAGGTGAGATTTGATTTGGGCCTGGGTTCCGAGAGAGTCTACGCCATCTACGACAGCTTCAAGATCGCCAGCGCTAGGCAGAAGTTTGCGCTTACCATTGGCAGTTACAGAGGAACAGCAG GTGACGCTATGACCTACCACCAAGGTCGGCCCTGGACAACTATCGACTCAGATAACGACATCGCCTTAGGCAACTGCGCCCTCACGCACCGTGGCGCCTGGTGGTACAAAAACTGTCACTTGGCCAATATCAATGGAAAATGGGGGGACAACAGGCACAGTCTG ggggtcAACTGGGAGCCCTGGAAAGGCCACCTGGTTTCCCTGGATTTCACCGAGATGAAGATCCGACCAAAATCTTCGTATTCCAGCAAGAAACGACGCTCGTTGAAGAACCAAGAAAACGCTGTCAGTCATCAGAACAAGTAG
- the tnn gene encoding tenascin-N isoform X2, translated as MTAKLQCRALLVLLCTVSQCSFATRVHSSTREKAVTFSHVYNIDVPGGSGCKLELPQSQDEKGLQMETTPTGENNIIFRHKIKLESPTCDCAESESFKSLLYRVNGLEEEVNYLKSQCAQGCCGSGGSVGVDKSCSGHGTYQEQNCNCDCYPGWEGPDCSISSCPDECNDNGRCVDRKCICHQGFTGEDCSELTCPNNCNDKGHCVDGKCVCFPHFTGEDCSVQKCPKDCSRNGFCVDGQCICNQGFHGEDCSLVLSPKGLKLVQATDVSLLVQWLPVPGVDYYVLTYHPRGQGTALKQVRVPKKDNSYLITGLTPGLSYLVEIHAVSNGIQSGAEEIEASTVVSTVSDIRVVDQTDVSIQVDWSNPQVEVDYFRLTHMDPSGQEEELNVQKSQEARTKHTIVGLYPGTEYLIAVQAIKGPIEGNASSVIGSTDIDGPANLITSQVTEDTVMVSWDPVQAHIEGYTLTYTSDGGSSVEIPIRRDLTSYKLVGLKPGVVYTIKIWAFNGDKVSRKSSTTVETEMDAPTNLVAQGETDSSFKVSWEGVQAEIDGYMLSYHSPDGSSKEIPIGPNRNTYTLKGLRPGLVYTVYIWAVKGTKVSRKISTQTGTDLDAPSNISTHDETERSFRVSWNSVKAEIDGYVLKYISPDGSSKEIPIGPHDTTYTINDLRPGVIYTVHIWAVKGNKASSKISTKAETELDAPANFRANDETESSVRVSWDGVQAEIEGYILTYISSEGSSGEISLRPDANSYTLTALRPGVIYTIYIWAIKGSKTSRKVSAQAETEIDAPKDLRALSVTTESAMLTWDPPLADIDGYILTYRDEDGNMETVEKQLRARETSFAIQRLLMGKRYIVSIIAYKGNKRSKVVETIFKTVGLLYPFPMDCLQIMKNGLKKSGIYTVYINNDNSKPMEAYCDMDTDGGGWLVLQRRTTGQLDFMKRWRQYVAGFGNMTDEFWIGLEKIYQMTNTPIQYEVRFDLGLGSERVYAIYDSFKIASARQKFALTIGSYRGTAGDAMTYHQGRPWTTIDSDNDIALGNCALTHRGAWWYKNCHLANINGKWGDNRHSLGVNWEPWKGHLVSLDFTEMKIRPKSSYSSKKRRSLKNQENAVSHQNK; from the exons ATGACTGCTAAACTCCAATGCAGGGCCCTGCTGGTCTTACTTTGTACCGTGTCGCAATGCAGCTTTGCTACCAGAGTGCATTCCTCCACTCGTGAGAAAGCCGTTACCTTCAGCCATGTCTATAATATTGACGTTCCTGGGGGGTCTGGTTGTAAACTGGAGCTTCCTCAAAGTCAGGATGAAAAAG GTTTGCAGATGGAGACCACACCGACTGGAGAGAACAACATCATCTTCAGGCATAAGATCAAGCTGGAGTCTCCTACGTGTGACTGTGCAGAATCTGAGAGCTTCAAATCTCTTTTGTACAGAGTCAATGGTTTAGAAGAGGAAGTCAACTATCTAAAAAGCCAGTGTGCTCAAGGATGCTGTGGCAGTGGAGGTTCAGTAG GTGTGGACAAAAGCTGCAGTGGCCATGGCACCTACCAAGAGCAGAATTGCAACTGCGACTGCTACCCAGGATGGGAAGGCCCAGACTGCTCGATATCTTCCTGCCCAGACGAATGCAACGACAATGGTCGCTGCGTGGATCGCAAATGCATCTGCCACCAGGGTTTCACAGGAGAAGACTGCAGTGAACTGACATGCCCCAACAACTGTAATGACAAGGGCCACTGTGTGGATGGGAAATGTGTTTGTTTCCCGCACTTCACCGGCGAGGACTGCAGTGTCCAGAAGTGTCCTAAAGACTGCAGTCGGAATGGCTTTTGTGTAGATGGCCAGTGTATCTGTAACCAGGGATTTCATGGGGAGGACTGCTCATTAG TTCTTAGTCCTAAAGGTCTTAAGTTGGTCCAAGCAACTGATGTCTCCCTTCTAGTCCAGTGGTTACCAGTTCCTGGAGTCGACTATTATGTTTTAACTTATCATCCCAGAGGGCAGGGAACTGCTTTAAAACAg GTTCGAGTTCCCAAAAAGGATAACTCCTATCTAATCACGGGTTTGACACCTGGACTTTCTTACTTGGTTGAAATTCATGCAGTCAGCAACGGAATCCAAAGTGGAGCCGAAGAAATTGAGGCTTCTACAG TTGTCTCAACAGTCAGCGACATCCGAGTTGTTGATCAGACCGACGTCTCAATCCAAGTAGACTGGAGTAACCCGCAAGTAGAAGTGGATTACTTCCGTTTAACACACATGGACCCATCAGGACAAGAGGAAGAGTTAAATGTCCAGAAAAGCCAAGAAGCTCGCACAAAACACACCATCGTAG GCCTGTATCCAGGAACCGAATACCTGATTGCAGTACAGGCCATTAAAGGGCCAATAGAGGGAAACGCATCTTCTGTAATAGGTTCTACAG ACATAGATGGTCCAGCAAACCTGATCACATCTCAGGTCACAGAAGATACCGTAATGGTTTCTTGGGACCCAGTGCAGGCCCATATCGAAGGCTATACTTTAACCTACACCTCGGATGGGGGCTCCAGTGTTGAGATACCAATCAGACGTGACCTGACTTCATATAAGCTGGTTGGTCTGAAGCCTGGTGTGGTCTATACCATAAAAATCTGGGCATTCAATGGTGACAAGGTCAGCAGGAAGAGTTCCACGACAGTTGAGACAG AGATGGATGCTCCAACTAACCTTGTGGCCCAGGGAGAAACAGACAGTAGTTTCAAGGTGTCATGGGAAGGTGTCCAGGCCGAAATTGACGGCTATATGCTGAGCTACCATTCTCCTGATGGCTCTAGCAAGGAAATCCCAATTGGGCCTAACAGGAACACCTATACATTAAAAGGCTTAAGGCCTGGATTGGTTTATACAGTCTACATCTGGGCTGTCAAGGGGACCAAAGTCAGTAGGAAGATCTCAACACAAACAGGAACAG ATTTGGATGCTCCTTCCAACATTTCAACCCATGACGAGACAGAGAGAAGCTTCAGGGTATCATGGAACAGCGTTAAGGCAGAAATCGACGGTTATGTACTAAAGTACATCTCCCCTGATGGTTCCAGTAAGGAAATCCCAATTGGGCCTCATGATACCACTTACACCATAAATGATTTGAGACCCGGAGTCATCTATACAGTCCATATCTGGGCCGTCAAGGGGAATAAAGCCAGCAGTAAGATCTCAACAAAAGCAGAAACAG AATTGGATGCTCCTGCTAACTTCCGAGCCAATGATGAAACCGAAAGTAGTGTCAGAGTATCATGGGATGGTGTCCAGGCAGAAATAGAAGGCTACATTCTCACCTACATATCCTCAGAAGGGTCAAGTGGTGAAATCTCTCTACGTCCAGATGCCAATTCTTACACCCTGACAGCATTGAGACCTGGTGTGATCTATACCATCTACATCTGGGCTATTAAGGGAAGCAAAACCAGCAGGAAGGTCTCCGCACAAGCAGAAACAG AAATCGACGCTCCAAAAGACCTCCGGGCTCTGAGTGTCACTACTGAGTCGGCCATGTTGACCTGGGATCCTCCTTTGGCTGACATTGACGGATACATCCTAACCTATAGGGATGAAGATGGCAACATGGAG ACTGTTGAAAAGCAGCTCAGAGCCAGAGAGACCAGCTTTGCGATACAAAGACTCCTGATGGGGAAGAGATACATTGTCAGCATCATAGCTTATAAGGGCAACAAGAGGAGCAAAGTGGTTGAAACCATCTTCAAAACGG TTGGACTTCTCTACCCCTTCCCCATGGACTGTTTGCAGATTATGAAAAATGGTTTAAAGAAGAGTGGCATCTACACTGTTTACATCAATAATGATAATTCCAAACCTATGGAGGCCTACTGCGACATGGATACTGATGGAGGCGGCTGGCTG GTTCTTCAACGTCGCACTACAGGCCAACTGGACTTCATGAAACGCTGGAGGCAATACGTGGCTGGTTTTGGCAACATGACTGACGAATTTTGGATTG GACTGGAGAAGATATACCAAATGACCAATACGCCCATCCAGTACGAGGTGAGATTTGATTTGGGCCTGGGTTCCGAGAGAGTCTACGCCATCTACGACAGCTTCAAGATCGCCAGCGCTAGGCAGAAGTTTGCGCTTACCATTGGCAGTTACAGAGGAACAGCAG GTGACGCTATGACCTACCACCAAGGTCGGCCCTGGACAACTATCGACTCAGATAACGACATCGCCTTAGGCAACTGCGCCCTCACGCACCGTGGCGCCTGGTGGTACAAAAACTGTCACTTGGCCAATATCAATGGAAAATGGGGGGACAACAGGCACAGTCTG ggggtcAACTGGGAGCCCTGGAAAGGCCACCTGGTTTCCCTGGATTTCACCGAGATGAAGATCCGACCAAAATCTTCGTATTCCAGCAAGAAACGACGCTCGTTGAAGAACCAAGAAAACGCTGTCAGTCATCAGAACAAGTAG